The following proteins are encoded in a genomic region of Mycobacterium sp. 155:
- a CDS encoding FAD-dependent monooxygenase, whose amino-acid sequence MMGDACDVIVVGAGPVGATAALLLADYGLKCIVVEARRGPQSHPAAHVLSTRSMEIWREIGLERDIRRLSAPLYELRSVLYCTSLAGPELGRVPLADLPHAQIDAIESVSPTRSAHLPQNAFEPLLWQTLRDNARIDLRTGWQYGSHTDGADGVSVTITDVTTGASRKLAARYVIAADGSASTVRRALRVTMAGPVLQHMISVHFSADLERFRHHRRGPVIWTHTAKGLGAVIVHRPPRDLVFQIPYFPPFESLDDFPAAVCRRHILDAVGDADVDIEIKSIQSWTMHAQVAGSFRVGRVFLAGDAAHRFPPTGGLGLNTGVADVHNLAWKLAWVVFGRAGEALLDTYERERRPVAVAATADSVANFEGLFEVAAALGIPRRAVRLLPRAVAAVPEWLPRRPVRVLIRGLTTLAYQRLRLAKSSGRVGRRVRRRAAAAIAGQGPHYRSWGRDLGVRYRCGAVMDDGLPPPSNDPQFYSPHVRAGGRLPHSWVESREGRVSTLDLVSRDRLTLLVSAEGHTAWSHAAEEVSMSVAQLGHGELGVFHTGIAGTDPDALVVRPDGHVVAALHSERDGVAALRRAQAVVGAPIRCEGLAHE is encoded by the coding sequence GCCGAGGGCCACAGAGCCACCCCGCTGCGCACGTGCTCTCGACACGGTCGATGGAGATTTGGCGTGAGATCGGTCTAGAACGCGACATTCGCCGGCTCAGCGCGCCGCTGTACGAGTTGCGGAGCGTCTTGTACTGCACCAGCTTGGCGGGTCCCGAACTCGGACGGGTGCCGCTCGCCGACTTACCTCACGCGCAGATCGATGCCATCGAATCGGTCAGCCCTACCCGCAGTGCGCACCTGCCGCAGAATGCCTTCGAACCGTTGTTGTGGCAGACCCTGCGCGACAATGCGCGCATCGACCTCCGCACTGGATGGCAGTACGGCTCGCACACCGACGGCGCAGACGGCGTTTCAGTAACCATCACCGACGTCACTACCGGGGCGTCCCGAAAACTGGCCGCCCGCTATGTCATCGCCGCGGATGGCTCGGCCAGCACCGTTCGGCGAGCACTACGGGTAACGATGGCCGGCCCGGTCCTCCAGCACATGATCAGCGTGCATTTTTCCGCGGATCTTGAGCGTTTTCGCCACCATCGCCGGGGCCCGGTGATCTGGACCCACACCGCCAAGGGGCTGGGCGCCGTCATCGTGCACCGGCCACCACGGGACTTGGTATTTCAGATCCCCTATTTCCCGCCATTCGAGTCGTTGGACGACTTCCCAGCCGCAGTGTGCCGCAGGCACATCCTCGACGCCGTCGGTGACGCTGACGTCGACATTGAGATCAAGTCGATTCAGTCGTGGACGATGCACGCCCAGGTGGCCGGCAGCTTTCGCGTGGGCCGAGTCTTCCTGGCCGGCGACGCCGCGCATCGGTTCCCGCCCACTGGCGGACTCGGACTCAACACAGGAGTCGCCGATGTCCACAATCTGGCCTGGAAACTGGCCTGGGTCGTCTTCGGCCGCGCCGGCGAGGCTCTGCTGGACACGTATGAGCGGGAACGCCGTCCGGTCGCCGTCGCCGCGACCGCCGATTCAGTGGCGAACTTCGAGGGGCTGTTCGAAGTCGCTGCCGCACTGGGTATCCCGCGCCGAGCTGTACGTCTGCTGCCTCGAGCCGTCGCCGCCGTCCCGGAATGGCTACCGCGGCGCCCAGTACGCGTGCTCATCCGCGGGCTCACCACGCTGGCGTATCAGCGGCTTCGTCTGGCCAAGTCATCGGGCAGAGTGGGCCGGCGAGTCCGACGCCGTGCCGCAGCGGCCATCGCCGGACAGGGCCCGCACTACCGCAGCTGGGGGCGCGACCTGGGGGTGCGTTACCGGTGCGGTGCCGTGATGGACGACGGGCTGCCTCCACCAAGCAATGACCCGCAGTTTTACTCGCCGCACGTGCGTGCGGGAGGCCGGCTGCCCCACAGCTGGGTCGAGTCCCGCGAGGGACGGGTGTCCACGCTGGACCTGGTCAGTCGCGATCGACTCACGCTTCTGGTATCAGCCGAGGGACACACCGCGTGGTCTCATGCCGCCGAGGAAGTTTCGATGTCGGTCGCTCAGCTCGGTCACGGTGAGCTCGGCGTGTTCCACACCGGAATCGCGGGGACCGATCCCGACGCCCTCGTCGTGCGCCCAGACGGCCACGTCGTCGCTGCACTGCACTCCGAACGAGACGGCGTCGCAGCGTTGCGGCGAGCACAGGCGGTCGTCGGCGCACCAATCCGCTGCGAAGGTCTAGCGCATGAATGA
- a CDS encoding VOC family protein: protein MNDIAAPSVELRLLSYRPKEMVAWWAALLGGRPQSLNSRMTAITGDSLRVVIERSQIALAYQPEASGVTAVKLVLGDIPVVQRVLDRLARLGSVPQRATREPGAIALWVRDPNGTDVALYLPSPPAHFTAEADVLPEELYVGAVLADISRGRPVGGHSPRQ from the coding sequence ATGAATGATATTGCGGCGCCGAGCGTCGAATTGCGGCTACTTAGCTACCGTCCAAAAGAAATGGTGGCGTGGTGGGCCGCACTGCTCGGCGGCCGACCGCAATCGCTGAACTCCCGGATGACCGCAATCACTGGTGATTCGCTGCGGGTGGTGATCGAACGTTCGCAGATCGCCCTCGCCTATCAGCCCGAAGCCAGCGGTGTCACTGCCGTCAAGTTGGTCCTCGGCGACATACCCGTGGTGCAACGAGTACTGGACCGGTTGGCGCGATTGGGCTCTGTCCCTCAGCGAGCCACCCGCGAGCCGGGCGCAATAGCGCTCTGGGTGCGCGATCCCAACGGCACCGACGTGGCCCTGTACCTGCCTTCGCCGCCTGCCCACTTCACCGCAGAAGCGGACGTGCTGCCCGAAGAGTTGTACGTCGGCGCCGTGCTGGCAGACATCAGCCGTGGAAGACCAGTTGGTGGTCATTCGCCACGACAGTGA
- a CDS encoding methyltransferase, with amino-acid sequence MRSATVPPPKLVRLVERVRHYLLRVHQRTVPPHAAMMEMIMNAWTAQAITAAVDLGIADALAHGPMRVEELASRVNADPDALRRLLRALIGRGVFRQRRDGRYEVNPLANTLRFSAPLSAAGLARMVGSHQHREHWSYLADAIRTGAAVIPAVNGTDAFDYLSREPELAEAFNRAMAETTEMAVASLMAAYSFDPYPTVADVGGGVGQLLAAILAATPTARGILYDLPHAVVAAQQLLRQHGIAERVRVVEGSFFDSVPGGADIYVLKNVIHDWPDDQAVEILRNVHAAAKVGTVLLLIEFVIPVHKREYIGHWTDLEMLVTQAGRDRTAAEYRALLARAGFRVTRVVPTASPLSLVEAEAI; translated from the coding sequence ATGAGGTCCGCTACGGTTCCACCCCCGAAGTTGGTGAGACTCGTTGAGCGCGTGCGTCATTATCTCTTACGAGTTCATCAGCGAACCGTCCCGCCCCACGCGGCGATGATGGAGATGATTATGAATGCGTGGACGGCACAGGCGATTACCGCAGCAGTAGACCTCGGCATCGCCGACGCCCTCGCCCATGGGCCGATGCGAGTGGAAGAGCTGGCGTCGCGGGTCAACGCGGACCCCGACGCGCTGCGCCGACTGCTGCGGGCATTGATCGGCCGCGGCGTGTTCCGTCAACGCCGTGACGGTCGTTACGAGGTGAACCCACTCGCGAACACATTACGGTTCAGCGCGCCGTTGTCGGCTGCGGGACTGGCCAGGATGGTCGGCTCACACCAGCACCGCGAGCATTGGAGCTATCTCGCCGACGCAATACGAACCGGTGCGGCGGTCATCCCGGCCGTGAACGGTACAGACGCCTTCGATTACCTCAGTCGGGAGCCCGAACTCGCCGAAGCCTTCAACAGGGCCATGGCCGAAACCACTGAGATGGCGGTGGCCTCGCTGATGGCCGCCTATTCATTCGACCCGTACCCAACCGTTGCAGATGTCGGCGGTGGGGTAGGCCAATTGTTAGCAGCAATCTTGGCGGCTACGCCGACTGCGCGGGGGATCCTTTACGACCTGCCCCATGCCGTCGTCGCAGCTCAACAGCTGTTGCGCCAGCATGGAATCGCGGAGCGTGTCAGGGTGGTGGAGGGATCATTCTTCGACAGTGTGCCCGGCGGCGCCGACATTTACGTTCTGAAGAACGTGATTCATGACTGGCCCGACGATCAGGCCGTCGAGATTCTGCGAAATGTGCACGCGGCGGCCAAAGTCGGCACAGTACTACTGCTGATCGAGTTTGTGATCCCGGTTCACAAGCGTGAATACATTGGGCACTGGACCGATCTGGAAATGCTGGTGACCCAGGCCGGCCGCGACCGCACGGCTGCGGAGTACCGAGCTCTGCTCGCGCGCGCCGGGTTCCGGGTGACGCGTGTGGTGCCTACCGCTTCGCCTTTGAGCCTCGTGGAGGCCGAAGCCATCTAG